The genomic region GTGATCGGCAAGTTCCATCTCCTGAAGTACGGCCTGGCGCTCGTGCTCGCCTTCGTCGGCATGAAGATGCTGCTCTCGGAGATCTGGCCGCTGGGCATCGGTCTTTCCCTCGGCGTTGTCGGGACGCTACTCGTGGGAAGTGTACTGTTGTCGCTGGTGATCAAGCCGAAGGAATCGACCGAGCGGGACGTCGCCACACGCGACGCGCCTTAGACCGGCGCCGTCCGAAACGCGCGTGACATCGTGAGAAAGTTCACCAGCAGCTCACGACCGTGCTCGGTAAGAATCGACTCCGGGTGAAACTGCACGCCCCACACGGGATGCGTGCGATGCTGCAGCGCGTGAATTTCGTCGGCGTCATCGACCGCGACGGCCGTCACCTGCAACTCGGCCGGCAGCGTGGCGCGCTCCACGATAAGTGAGTGGTAGCGCATCACGCCGAACGGCGATGGAATGCCGGCAAACAGGCCCGTCCCGTCGTGCACGAGCTGCGACATCTTGCCGTGCATGACCCGACTGGCCCGCGTGACCACGCCGCCATACGCCTCGCCGATCGCCTGATGGCCCAGACACACGCCGAGCAACGGAATTTCCCCGCCGTAGCGACGGATCACGTCAACCGAAATGCCGGCCTCGCGCGGCGAGCAGGGCCCCGGCGATACGACGATGGCATCGGGTGCCATCGCGCCCACCTGATCGACGGTCAGGGCGTCGTTGCGGTGCACCTCGAGCGTTTCACCGAGCTCGCCGAAGTACTGCACGAGGTTGTACGTAAACGAATCGTAGTTGTCGATGACGAGCAGCATGGACGTCGAGGTCAGGGGCGCGGGTGGAACTGGCGGTGCACGCTTCGAAGATACTCGCGATCCACGTGGGTGTAGATCTGGGTCGTAGCGATATCGGCGTGGCCGAGCATTTCCTGCACGGCGCGGAGGTCGGCGCCGCCTTCGAGCAGGTGGGTCGCGAAGGAGTGCCGCAGGGTGTGCGGGGAGACGGGTTTCTCAATCCCGGCCATCGTGACGTACTTCCGGAGGATCTTCCACGCCCCCATGCGCGTGAGCGGCTTCCCCTGGCCATTGAGGAACAGGAGGCCCTTCCCTTCTCCGCGCTCGAGCACCGGGCGCAGCTCGCGGACGTACACGGCGACGGCGCCGATCGCGGATCGACCGATGGGCACCAAACGCTCCTTGCTGCCTTTGCCCAGCACGCGCACGAGACCCTCTTCGAGGAGCACGTCCTTGAGTGCCAGGCCGATCCACTCCGACACGCGGAGGCCGGCGCCATAGGCCAACTCCAGCATCGCGCGGTCGCGGAACGCGAGCCGCTCATCGAGGCCGGGCGCGGCGAGCAGCTTCAGCACATCCTCGACGCTGAGCACTTCCGGCAGCGTGCGGAATCGTGCCGGCGTGTCGAGTCGTTCGGTGGGGTCGTGCGTCACCAA from Gemmatimonas sp. harbors:
- a CDS encoding aminodeoxychorismate/anthranilate synthase component II, whose protein sequence is MLLVIDNYDSFTYNLVQYFGELGETLEVHRNDALTVDQVGAMAPDAIVVSPGPCSPREAGISVDVIRRYGGEIPLLGVCLGHQAIGEAYGGVVTRASRVMHGKMSQLVHDGTGLFAGIPSPFGVMRYHSLIVERATLPAELQVTAVAVDDADEIHALQHRTHPVWGVQFHPESILTEHGRELLVNFLTMSRAFRTAPV
- the xerD gene encoding site-specific tyrosine recombinase XerD; this translates as MTAPVPIPSPEEQALRRGFHLLAFEDALALEEGASPRTIEAYRRDVIRCAAFMRAQGITEAREITPGVLREFVYHLKDLGLAGTSIRRNISALRTWFRIMLAEGLVTHDPTERLDTPARFRTLPEVLSVEDVLKLLAAPGLDERLAFRDRAMLELAYGAGLRVSEWIGLALKDVLLEEGLVRVLGKGSKERLVPIGRSAIGAVAVYVRELRPVLERGEGKGLLFLNGQGKPLTRMGAWKILRKYVTMAGIEKPVSPHTLRHSFATHLLEGGADLRAVQEMLGHADIATTQIYTHVDREYLRSVHRQFHPRP